The window aaatgaagcCTGAGGGGCATCAGCTTCATAGGTGTTAGAGCTTTGGAgcacctaaggctcatttgcataattgttaaagatcGTAAAaccagaagagcagatcctgcccgaGGAGGCACACACCTGCACATCTGTGTGTggggtttacaatacttcatcctggtggttttTTTTGGAACTGGCAGCTCTTCACTTCTCAGTTCTTTGGTCATCGTTCACACTGCATCAGAAATTCTCATGCGTTTCTCCGATCCATTTGTCTGGTTTCTTACACGATGTTAAACAAAGCAGAACAGACCCATAGGGCAGTGCTGGGGCACAGATGTTTCTGGCTGCTATTTTGGATAACTTTATACAAAGTGCCTAAATAACACATTTGTGAATATAATAAATTGATTTTAATTCAAGTTGGAGTATTATTTGATCTgcattatgggtctgctctgttTCGTATAGCCTCCTCTAGGAAACCGAACAAACAGATCAGAGAAAAGCATGAGAATTTCTGATGTGCTGTGAGCGATGTCCATAGAACTGAGGAGTGAGAAGTAGCCAGGTCTAAAAAgccatttttattgtttatttatagcaCTAAAATATAACAATCTGGACTTCCAGATCCTGTAGCAGAACTATGGCTGCTACAGGATCTTTTTTAATCCTGATACAAGGACCACAGATTTAGCTCACAGAAGTTTATTTAGACTGGATACAAAACGCACCAGAACTTTAGCAGTGATAAACGATGGTCTGTACAGGTTTGTAGGCTTTGGCTGAACAAGAATGTTCATAGAAAACTAGAATTCCCCTTTAACTCTTAAGGGCCTCCCCATTTGTCACACACACCAAGGCTGCTGACATTAGCAAAATattaagaatttttcaaaatggggaAATCTCTAAGTTTCCCGAGCAGTGAACTTCTGAAATACAATATTTAACTGTTTGAGGCCATGTGCGTACGGCACAATTGTTATTGTGACAGTGGTGACCCAATACAGTCACATTACACAACTGCAGGAGGAACGGCTCTGATCCGGTTACACAACTAAGAGGATTGTCATCACTTTCCTGCATACACCTTGATCTATACAGAAAGGAGAGCAATAGTGGTATAATGCTACCTACATATTAGTGGCAAATCAGAATGCCATATAGATCCATCATCACAATGTCACACGGGGAGTATAACAGGTCAGTAAAATGCCAAGGTAACACTTCCAAATAGTGCCTACAGCATAGCGCTATAAATGTGCTCAAAGAACATCGGCATGGTGTCATCCATAATAGTGCCATAACAATATCACCATAaagcgcgcacacacactaccGAGTGTCTATAGTGATACAGTAATACACAGTTTCAACAGAATACTGCCTCATAGAGCTAACACTATACGGCACCTCTGTGCACTGaggtaatggtgtcatacagcGCTGATAAAATTCAAGATCATAGAGTTGACATTGTAACTCTGCATAAGCAGATAACATTACCTTACAGTACCTACATATTAATGCCTCATAGTACCTGCAATATACCTCTGTTAACATCTAACATTACCATACAGTGTCcacatattactgccatacactgctaaCATAGAGCAGCCACCACATCATGTTTCAGACGCATCATAGCTTGGAAGTTACCCAAGAGTGACTCATCATACATGGAGTGGGAGTTTCGGCAAAGAATCCCCCGTTTATGGCTActtgtattttgtttttatatctgACCTTTCCATATGGAAAACCCCTTCAGTCACAAGTAACTTTGCCCTAACCATGTGTGATGGAGGGAGAGAACAGTGTTatatgtgcaaaaaaaaagtcttaagtCTATACTGTCAGCAGAGCAGAGACTGGTCACATCAATGACTTATGTCCTGTTGTCTTGGGATCTGATGTGAGGAGGTAAGTGACCGATCACATGTATAGCCAATCTGCATTTTACTTTCATTTTCTTGATTCTTCCTCAAATTCTCTAGTACAAGTATTGGTGGTGACATCTGATCATGGATGTTTTTCTCAAGAGTATGTCCACCTACATGCATATTCTtcaaatatatattaatattacttatgtattatactccagagctgcattcactattctgctgctggtgcagtcactgtgtacatacatgacattacttatcctgtactgatcctgagttacatcctgtattataccccagagcagcattcactattctgctgctggtgcagtcactgtgtacatacatgacattacttatcctgtactgatcctgagttacatcatgtattataccccagagctgcactcactattctgctgctggtgcagtcactgtgtacatacatgacattacttatcctgtactgatcctgagttacatcctgtattataccccagagctgcactcagtactCTGCTGGtggtatatatataaagaaaagaaacaaaaaacaacagaGGGCGGCTATATATTCAGCAAGGTGGTACACTTGCAATAGTAGGATAGCCTGCCCTTGGGCAAAAATTTATCTGGAAATCAGTAAAAGTATCCAAGGTAAAAGTAAAACCATATGGCATATTGTGTAATACCTCAATACTTTTAACTTTGattctgctggtggtgacagTGGCGGTGGTGCTGTGTTTCTCTATTACCATCTTTGTAATTTTGACATTTGTGCCACATTTCATAAaatttgctctttttttttaGAATGCTGAACACATCCAGAAACGTCACCAGCTGCCAGCCTCAACCCATCGCCATCTATATCCCGATCTTCTTGAGTTTTATCTTCTTCATTGGATTGGTGATGAACGGTATCAGTTTGTGGATTTTCTGGTTTCGGGTAAAACGATGGGACACAACTGTGATTCTCCAATTCAACCTAGCCATCTCCGATGCCATCATCACCCCAGCGGCTCCtctcatcatcatctactccttgACCAACCACTGGACTTTTGGCACCTTCTTCTGCCAGTTTAAGGTCTTCCTCCTCAGTACTCACATGTATGGAAGTATATATTTCCTTACTCTCATCAGCATTCACAGATATTTTACGGTTGCCCACAATAATAAGAGAATTTACTGGACCACCAAGCCATTCATCACAAAACTCTGCATCGGTGTCTGGGTTTGTCTCCTCCTACAAGGaatcccattcttctttgttctACAAACATCTGAAGTCCATGGAGTTACAAAATGTCTTAGTATCCATCAAAATGACCAAGCAGttttattttttgtctggaactgggTCATCCTCTTCTCAGGTCTCCTCATCCCCTTCACCATCACCTTGGTCTGCTACTGTCTCCTGAGTCAATATATTTGTAATGTAAATGCCATGAACACCCTCACCAATGTTATGGTCTCTAAATCTGTACAGACCATATTTGTGTCCCTGATCATATTCATAATCTGCTATATCCCGGTACACATCACCAGGACCATGGGAGTCACCATCATCTTGTTTTTCCCCACTAGCTGTTCTCTACTAGAAAAAGTGGAGGTGGCCTATTATATCACATGGATGCTGT is drawn from Engystomops pustulosus chromosome 9, aEngPut4.maternal, whole genome shotgun sequence and contains these coding sequences:
- the LOC140078013 gene encoding P2Y purinoceptor 4-like, encoding MLNTSRNVTSCQPQPIAIYIPIFLSFIFFIGLVMNGISLWIFWFRVKRWDTTVILQFNLAISDAIITPAAPLIIIYSLTNHWTFGTFFCQFKVFLLSTHMYGSIYFLTLISIHRYFTVAHNNKRIYWTTKPFITKLCIGVWVCLLLQGIPFFFVLQTSEVHGVTKCLSIHQNDQAVLFFVWNWVILFSGLLIPFTITLVCYCLLSQYICNVNAMNTLTNVMVSKSVQTIFVSLIIFIICYIPVHITRTMGVTIILFFPTSCSLLEKVEVAYYITWMLSGTNCCMDPVIYCFTTDRFNYMHSRRYSLQQGQRQDVSFRRSSPGSSQVSGNNRLSLA